Proteins encoded within one genomic window of Litoribacterium kuwaitense:
- a CDS encoding MFS transporter, which translates to MTIKEQMSSKTITIVALVTALSLLGDSMLYIALPIYWQSVGIESLWQVGVLLSINRFIRLPFNPLIGWVYKQISLKTGLIIAVLLGGFTTIGYGVFEGFAAWVLLRALWGIAWSFFRIGGLSVVALYANQNKRGKSMGLYNGLYRTGSLVGMLIGGLLVPLIGLSTVAIGFGFVTLLGLPFIVKANMTHDHESTEKKNETNKARPFIGKKGYKASIIVSGFLIAMLYQGILTSTLSAMIAHFYGERISILNMVVSVTLLSGTIQAVRWTWEPFLGRAVGHWSDGSTGRLPMFIVSLMFAGIVFGMISLRLPLAVWIVITLLVMAGATILTTLLDTIALDTAKTTNVVSFLTVYAISQDVGAALGPAMSYLFIQFQAGFAHLYWGGGIILLLLAMIWSVLSRRLDASVKGFNKAI; encoded by the coding sequence GTGACTATAAAAGAGCAAATGTCTTCAAAAACGATTACAATAGTCGCCTTAGTCACAGCTTTAAGCCTCTTAGGAGATTCTATGCTGTATATTGCCTTGCCCATCTATTGGCAAAGTGTAGGTATTGAATCGCTTTGGCAAGTTGGTGTTCTTCTTTCGATCAATCGCTTTATAAGATTGCCTTTTAATCCATTGATTGGCTGGGTGTACAAACAGATTTCGTTAAAGACTGGGCTCATTATTGCCGTTTTATTAGGCGGGTTTACAACAATTGGCTATGGCGTTTTTGAAGGATTTGCCGCTTGGGTACTCCTGCGCGCTTTATGGGGGATTGCCTGGTCTTTCTTCCGCATCGGTGGATTATCGGTTGTTGCCCTATATGCCAATCAAAATAAACGGGGAAAATCAATGGGTTTATATAATGGACTCTATCGAACGGGAAGCTTAGTAGGGATGTTAATTGGAGGCTTGTTAGTTCCTCTAATTGGCTTGAGTACCGTTGCTATTGGGTTTGGTTTTGTCACGCTTTTAGGTCTTCCTTTCATTGTCAAGGCTAATATGACTCACGATCATGAGTCTACTGAAAAGAAGAATGAAACAAATAAAGCTAGACCTTTCATTGGTAAGAAGGGGTATAAAGCCTCAATTATCGTTTCAGGTTTTCTCATAGCGATGTTATATCAAGGAATATTAACATCCACGCTGAGTGCTATGATTGCACATTTTTATGGAGAGCGTATTTCAATCTTGAATATGGTAGTGAGTGTTACGTTGTTATCAGGCACGATCCAAGCGGTTAGATGGACATGGGAACCTTTTCTGGGCAGGGCTGTTGGGCACTGGTCAGATGGCTCAACAGGAAGACTGCCAATGTTTATTGTGTCATTAATGTTTGCAGGAATTGTCTTTGGAATGATATCGCTGAGGCTTCCTTTAGCAGTCTGGATCGTCATCACGCTGTTAGTCATGGCTGGAGCTACCATTTTAACGACACTCCTAGACACAATTGCACTAGACACAGCAAAAACAACAAATGTTGTGTCCTTCCTTACCGTATACGCCATCTCTCAAGATGTAGGAGCAGCTTTAGGTCCAGCAATGAGCTATTTATTCATACAGTTTCAGGCAGGTTTT
- a CDS encoding FAD-dependent oxidoreductase gives MMNENFNHGEKGCCSKNVNFPQSGTKMNETGELPVAIIGGGPVGLAAASHLKKRGISFVLFEAGAQIGANILSWGHVRLFSPWRYNVDKAAKDLLHASGWMQPNLESLPTGQELVEQYLQPLSRLPQMKPFIHLNTTVLSIGRKDVDKMKTANREQVPFVIYTETNGEFQTFQAKAVIDATGTWGNPNPTVSSGIWLAEEKSLHDKIFYGIPHILGKEKQRYVNKKVAVVGGGHSAINALLDLARLKESHPKTKIVWVMRRQRVEDAYGGEENDALEARGLLGSKIHHLVDRGQVEVITPFRIQSVKKSGAGIELIGTLNGKQSTLGVGEVVVNTGSRPDFSITNELRTAIDSVTESVEALAPLIDPNIHSCGTVRPHGEKELRQPEKNLYIVGAKSYGRAPTFLMATGYEQVRSVAAYLSGDVDAAEKVELDLPETGVCSVNQNDSFDETESSCCS, from the coding sequence ATGATGAACGAAAATTTTAATCATGGTGAAAAAGGGTGTTGTAGTAAAAATGTCAACTTTCCACAAAGTGGTACGAAAATGAATGAAACAGGCGAATTACCCGTCGCCATTATAGGTGGCGGTCCGGTCGGTTTAGCAGCCGCATCCCATTTGAAAAAGAGAGGAATATCATTTGTCCTTTTTGAAGCTGGTGCGCAAATAGGTGCGAACATTTTATCGTGGGGACATGTACGCTTATTTTCACCTTGGCGATACAATGTTGATAAAGCTGCTAAGGATTTATTACATGCCAGTGGTTGGATGCAACCAAATCTAGAAAGCTTACCGACTGGTCAGGAATTGGTGGAACAATATTTGCAGCCGTTGTCGAGGTTACCCCAAATGAAACCATTCATTCATCTCAATACAACGGTTTTGTCCATCGGCAGAAAAGATGTCGATAAAATGAAAACTGCAAATCGGGAACAAGTTCCATTTGTTATCTATACTGAGACGAATGGGGAGTTTCAAACCTTTCAAGCGAAAGCTGTGATCGATGCAACGGGCACTTGGGGGAATCCGAATCCAACTGTCTCAAGTGGCATTTGGCTAGCCGAAGAGAAATCACTTCATGACAAAATCTTTTATGGCATTCCACATATTTTAGGGAAAGAAAAGCAGCGCTATGTGAACAAAAAGGTCGCCGTAGTCGGAGGAGGTCATTCAGCCATTAATGCCTTATTAGATTTAGCAAGGTTGAAAGAGTCTCATCCCAAGACGAAGATTGTATGGGTCATGAGGAGGCAAAGAGTAGAAGATGCCTATGGAGGGGAAGAGAATGACGCACTTGAAGCAAGAGGTCTGCTCGGGAGCAAAATTCATCATTTGGTCGATCGTGGTCAAGTCGAGGTCATTACCCCTTTTCGTATCCAATCCGTTAAAAAGTCAGGAGCAGGCATTGAGTTAATAGGCACTTTGAATGGCAAGCAAAGCACACTGGGGGTCGGTGAAGTTGTCGTAAACACAGGAAGCCGTCCAGATTTCTCAATCACCAATGAACTGCGTACAGCGATCGATTCGGTCACAGAAAGTGTAGAAGCCTTAGCGCCATTAATTGACCCGAACATTCATAGTTGCGGGACTGTTCGTCCGCACGGAGAAAAGGAGTTGAGACAGCCTGAAAAGAATTTATATATCGTCGGAGCAAAAAGCTATGGGCGCGCGCCTACATTCTTAATGGCTACAGGATATGAACAGGTTAGATCAGTGGCGGCATATTTAAGCGGCGATGTAGATGCAGCTGAGAAAGTAGAACTTGATTTACCTGAAACAGGCGTATGCAGCGTAAATCAAAACGATTCATTTGATGAAACTGAGTCTTCTTGTTGTAGTTAA
- a CDS encoding MarR family winged helix-turn-helix transcriptional regulator, translating into MENLRGMFQVMTRRFGLLNKNCCYVGGYDISLIQSHILYEIDQQHKPSMQQTAETLGTDITTFSRQIQSMIKMNLVKKTPDPDDKRISILSLTEEGKKIATTIDEQMNSFLNEVFSQMNEFERETVIRSIDLLNHAMSKSSACCRPIQG; encoded by the coding sequence TTGGAAAATCTTCGTGGGATGTTTCAAGTGATGACCCGTCGGTTTGGTTTACTCAATAAGAATTGTTGCTATGTTGGTGGCTACGATATTTCCCTTATTCAAAGTCACATTCTTTATGAAATTGATCAACAACATAAGCCATCTATGCAACAGACTGCAGAAACTTTAGGAACGGATATTACTACGTTCAGCCGGCAAATTCAATCGATGATAAAAATGAACTTAGTTAAGAAAACACCAGATCCAGATGACAAGCGGATTAGTATTCTATCACTCACTGAAGAGGGTAAAAAAATTGCAACGACCATTGATGAACAAATGAACTCATTTTTAAATGAGGTTTTTTCGCAAATGAATGAATTTGAGAGGGAAACAGTCATCCGTTCAATTGACCTATTAAATCATGCGATGTCAAAGTCAAGTGCGTGCTGCAGACCAATTCAGGGATAG
- the greA gene encoding transcription elongation factor GreA has protein sequence MKKKYPMTREGKQKLEEELQYLKEERRKELDEQIKQARSFCDFSEDVSFGEMVNERSALEARMNVIENMLYNADLITRDKATSVISLGHSVTFVELPNGEEETYTIVGMTEADPAKNKISSESPIAKSLLGHKENDMVSIQTPGDTIKVRIVRVD, from the coding sequence ATGAAAAAGAAATATCCAATGACACGAGAAGGAAAACAGAAGCTTGAAGAAGAGTTGCAATATTTGAAGGAAGAAAGGCGAAAAGAATTAGATGAGCAGATAAAACAAGCGCGTAGTTTTTGTGATTTTTCGGAAGATGTTTCTTTCGGAGAAATGGTGAATGAACGAAGTGCTTTGGAAGCGCGAATGAACGTCATTGAAAATATGCTTTACAACGCCGATCTAATTACACGAGATAAAGCAACTTCAGTGATTTCGCTTGGACACTCCGTCACTTTTGTTGAACTTCCAAATGGAGAAGAAGAAACGTATACCATCGTTGGAATGACCGAGGCCGACCCAGCAAAAAATAAGATTTCAAGTGAATCTCCGATTGCCAAAAGTCTCCTTGGTCATAAAGAGAATGATATGGTGTCCATTCAAACGCCAGGTGATACAATTAAGGTGAGAATTGTCCGAGTTGATTAA
- a CDS encoding class II histone deacetylase: protein MKKTGFLYDESYFWHDNGSGALHLAAGGWVQSHTYGEDPETKRRFKNLLDISGFTPKLKSITPRRATREEVEQFHIPSYVDKVKKLSDADGGDAGQIAIVGRGSYEIALLSAGGAITAVDAVMDGEVENIYALTRPPGHHAEAEEGMGFCIFNNVAIAAKHAKRKYNLDRILVLDWDVHHGNGTEQAFYEDDSTLFISIHQDRLFPRERGFVEHCGEGKGKGYNVNIPLPAGTGNAGYMHAFENIVEPIVDQFKPELIIVSAGQDPSFFDPLARMMVTANGFYRFAEFMKKLAERHCDGRLVLCHEGGYSAAYVPFCSLAIVEAMSGIQTEVEDPFMESFGPPVETLFPHEESAVQAVIDQQSQFWEFSADRVVR from the coding sequence ATGAAAAAAACAGGATTTCTTTATGATGAGAGTTACTTTTGGCATGATAACGGTTCTGGGGCTTTACATTTAGCTGCAGGTGGCTGGGTGCAAAGTCATACCTACGGTGAGGACCCGGAAACAAAGAGAAGGTTTAAAAATTTACTTGATATTAGTGGGTTTACACCTAAACTCAAATCGATTACACCGCGTCGGGCAACACGGGAAGAAGTTGAACAATTTCATATTCCTAGCTATGTAGATAAAGTGAAAAAATTAAGTGATGCCGATGGTGGCGATGCAGGTCAGATTGCGATTGTAGGAAGAGGATCATATGAAATTGCCCTTCTATCTGCAGGCGGAGCAATCACAGCTGTTGATGCCGTAATGGACGGCGAGGTTGAAAATATCTACGCTCTAACGAGGCCACCAGGTCATCACGCAGAGGCAGAAGAAGGCATGGGCTTTTGCATATTTAATAACGTTGCAATTGCAGCAAAACACGCAAAGAGGAAATATAATTTAGACCGGATTTTGGTGCTTGATTGGGATGTACATCATGGTAATGGAACAGAACAGGCGTTTTACGAGGATGATAGTACGCTATTTATCTCGATTCATCAAGATCGATTATTTCCGAGAGAACGAGGTTTTGTAGAACATTGTGGTGAAGGAAAAGGGAAAGGGTACAATGTCAATATCCCGTTACCAGCAGGCACAGGGAATGCAGGATATATGCATGCATTTGAAAACATTGTTGAGCCAATCGTTGACCAATTCAAGCCCGAATTAATTATCGTATCAGCCGGACAAGATCCAAGCTTCTTTGATCCTCTAGCTCGAATGATGGTGACAGCGAATGGGTTTTATAGATTTGCGGAATTTATGAAAAAGTTAGCAGAAAGGCACTGTGATGGACGTTTAGTTTTATGCCACGAGGGTGGGTACAGTGCGGCATATGTACCATTCTGCTCATTGGCTATTGTAGAAGCGATGAGCGGCATTCAGACAGAGGTAGAGGATCCATTTATGGAGTCTTTTGGTCCTCCAGTAGAAACATTATTTCCACACGAAGAAAGTGCTGTTCAAGCCGTAATTGACCAGCAATCGCAGTTTTGGGAATTTAGTGCTGATAGAGTAGTCAGATAA
- a CDS encoding response regulator transcription factor, which yields MNSTLPTSSNTSNKIQLLLSMLFHFNHSMFWRADAQGNMYNLEFFNFADHIILDYTETYSDKDIMHPKKQLSKVVSSQKNVLTIKEITTPNAFVNSIYYQFVQKHQMIDQMVLYFANTSIIYGGIGFARFQGEKAFSEKEKEILQTLSAHINHLVNHTLVMEEIEAEKLFLKKVDNDELGIIQVNHKLNISFYNVTAQNIIQTINPSSTVEEFFQTSINPNIPLYLAKKESPYDFHMDEWKIKIIAHEKVNSDPRSNQYTIYLYRQGDKNPGSEKKALLSKRELDIYHLLLKGYTNEQISVHLSISINTVKKHLRNMYNKFGVSSRTQLISKLEMNESL from the coding sequence ATGAATAGTACTCTTCCTACTTCATCTAACACTTCTAACAAAATTCAACTTCTGCTTTCAATGCTGTTTCATTTTAATCATTCCATGTTTTGGCGAGCCGATGCACAGGGGAACATGTATAATCTAGAATTTTTTAATTTTGCTGATCATATAATTTTAGATTACACAGAAACATACAGTGATAAGGATATCATGCACCCGAAAAAACAATTATCGAAAGTCGTTAGCAGTCAGAAAAATGTGTTAACGATCAAAGAAATTACTACGCCCAATGCTTTTGTGAATTCAATATATTATCAATTTGTTCAAAAGCACCAAATGATTGATCAAATGGTCTTGTATTTTGCAAATACGTCCATTATTTATGGTGGCATTGGCTTTGCCCGCTTTCAAGGAGAGAAAGCATTTTCAGAAAAGGAGAAAGAAATACTGCAAACGCTTTCCGCGCACATTAACCATTTAGTAAACCACACACTTGTGATGGAAGAAATTGAAGCAGAGAAACTGTTTCTAAAAAAGGTGGACAATGACGAACTCGGCATTATTCAAGTAAATCATAAACTAAACATATCGTTTTATAATGTGACAGCCCAAAATATCATTCAAACCATTAACCCCAGTTCAACGGTTGAGGAATTCTTTCAAACTTCCATTAACCCAAACATACCCCTTTATTTAGCAAAAAAAGAAAGTCCTTATGATTTCCATATGGATGAATGGAAAATAAAAATAATCGCTCATGAAAAAGTTAATTCAGATCCCAGGTCTAATCAATATACAATTTACCTATATCGTCAAGGAGATAAAAACCCTGGAAGCGAGAAAAAAGCATTACTATCAAAACGAGAACTAGACATCTATCATCTCTTATTAAAAGGTTATACAAATGAACAAATCTCTGTACATCTTTCGATCAGTATAAACACTGTCAAAAAACACCTGAGAAATATGTACAATAAATTCGGCGTTTCAAGCAGAACACAATTAATATCGAAATTAGAAATGAACGAAAGCTTATAA
- a CDS encoding GNAT family N-acetyltransferase → MENKTFKIDYSHYFWQDDKVRFRSIHPDDWESDYTEKFDTPARRLLECSTELPPTVTDSKKFTEENTDFSSTNGRIMFTLENLGGENVGGINLNSIDERNGTFSIGIVIDKKHRGQGYGTNAMKILLKYAFLERRLHKFNDYVLEGNEASAQMLRKLGCLQEGVRRQVAYINGQHMDFILFGMTKDEFIAKEKGGK, encoded by the coding sequence TTGGAAAATAAAACTTTTAAAATAGATTATAGTCATTATTTTTGGCAAGACGATAAAGTTAGATTTCGCTCGATCCATCCAGACGACTGGGAATCGGATTATACTGAGAAATTTGATACGCCTGCACGTCGTCTTTTAGAATGCTCGACGGAACTACCACCTACAGTGACAGATTCCAAGAAATTCACAGAGGAAAATACTGATTTTTCTTCAACGAACGGAAGAATCATGTTTACCCTTGAAAATTTAGGAGGGGAAAACGTTGGTGGTATTAACTTGAATAGTATTGATGAGAGAAATGGTACGTTTAGTATTGGCATCGTTATAGATAAAAAGCATCGCGGTCAAGGTTATGGTACGAATGCTATGAAAATTCTTTTAAAGTACGCCTTTCTTGAACGAAGACTTCATAAATTTAATGACTATGTTCTTGAAGGAAATGAAGCCTCAGCTCAAATGTTGAGAAAACTTGGGTGTCTACAAGAAGGCGTCCGTCGACAAGTTGCTTATATCAATGGACAACATATGGATTTTATTTTGTTTGGAATGACCAAAGACGAATTTATTGCAAAGGAAAAGGGAGGTAAATAA
- a CDS encoding copper ion binding protein, which yields MQQLINVKGMSCGSCVKKIEGQLGKLNGVESVKVILADEKVDVSFDEKIIQLADIQRAIQDAGYEVVEGPTEKDRSCCQ from the coding sequence ATGCAGCAGTTAATCAACGTAAAAGGGATGTCATGCGGATCTTGCGTGAAAAAAATTGAGGGCCAGCTCGGTAAGCTAAATGGCGTCGAATCTGTTAAGGTCATTCTAGCTGATGAGAAAGTGGATGTATCCTTTGACGAAAAAATTATTCAACTAGCAGACATTCAACGTGCGATTCAAGACGCAGGATACGAGGTAGTAGAAGGACCTACTGAAAAAGACCGTTCATGCTGCCAGTAA
- a CDS encoding glutaredoxin family protein, with the protein MKDQLELELYTRPTCSDCQDAKTYLTSNSVHYTDKDVSKDLSLEEELKKISGTRVVPMLAFYKKGLLGQRKLVKHFIGFNQNKQEIVSMLKK; encoded by the coding sequence ATGAAAGATCAGCTGGAACTTGAATTATATACGAGACCAACATGTTCAGATTGCCAGGACGCTAAAACATATCTAACTTCAAACAGCGTCCATTATACCGATAAAGATGTAAGCAAAGATCTGAGCTTAGAGGAAGAATTAAAAAAGATATCTGGCACTCGAGTCGTTCCGATGCTTGCTTTTTATAAAAAAGGATTACTCGGTCAACGAAAGCTCGTCAAGCATTTCATCGGGTTTAATCAAAACAAACAGGAAATCGTAAGTATGTTAAAAAAATAA
- a CDS encoding heavy metal translocating P-type ATPase encodes MTTQTFNIEGMTCASCVQTVEKATKKLPGVQQSNVNLATEKLNIRFDENEVSVEDIQAAVNKAGYQAFTATEQKTFTITGMTCASCVQSIEKATRKLEGVMSANVNLATEKMTIEYQPTVVSVSDITEAVANAGYKAEEDRETSASTNEDKDKKQKKIKSMWTRFVGSAVFTIPLFYIAMGHMVGLPLPEMIDPMVNPEWFSLVQFILTLPVMVFGGKFFSVGFKTLFRGHPNMDSLVALGTGAAFVYSSGATIAIWFRHSSYAGNLYYESAAVILTLITLGKYLEVRSMGKTSEAIEKLMGLAPKKATVVRNGIEVEVSVNEVVEGDIVIVKPGEKIPVDGVVIAGVTSIDESMLTGESIPVEKNTGDNVIGASMNKNGTISYQATKVGKDTALSQIIKLVEDAQGSRAPIAKMADIISGYFVPIVIVIAILSGIAWYFAGQTGLFALTIAISVLVIACPCALGLATPTAIMVGTGKGAENGVLIKSGGALETTHKVQTIVFDKTGTITEGKPKVTDVISVNGITEEELLQLTASAEKGSEHPLGEAIVRGAEDQGLALMKLDSFDAIPGHGIEVTINGKTLLAGNKKLMDNRNISLSTLASTSDRLARQGKTPMYIAINQQIAGIIAVADTVKENSVKAIEKLHRMGIEVAMITGDNRGTAEAIAKQVGIDRVLSEVLPEDKANEVTKLQAEGKKVAMVGDGINDAPALAQADIGIAIGSGTDVAIESADIVLMRSDLMDVPTAVELSKSTIRNIKQNLFWAFAYNVLGIPFAMGVVYLLGGPLLNPMLAGAAMSLSSVSVLVNALRLKRFKPSPIQ; translated from the coding sequence ATGACAACACAAACATTTAATATAGAAGGGATGACTTGTGCGTCTTGTGTACAGACCGTTGAAAAAGCAACTAAGAAATTGCCTGGCGTACAACAATCTAATGTAAACTTGGCCACTGAAAAGTTGAATATCCGTTTTGATGAAAACGAAGTATCCGTAGAAGACATTCAAGCTGCTGTGAATAAGGCCGGATATCAGGCGTTCACAGCTACTGAGCAGAAAACATTTACAATCACGGGGATGACTTGTGCCTCCTGTGTACAAAGCATTGAAAAAGCAACAAGGAAATTAGAAGGTGTAATGAGCGCTAATGTCAATCTGGCGACAGAAAAAATGACCATTGAGTATCAGCCAACAGTCGTTTCTGTGTCAGACATTACAGAGGCAGTAGCAAATGCAGGATATAAAGCGGAAGAAGATAGAGAAACATCAGCCTCTACCAATGAAGACAAAGATAAAAAACAGAAGAAAATAAAATCGATGTGGACACGATTTGTAGGTTCAGCAGTTTTCACGATTCCATTGTTCTATATTGCGATGGGGCACATGGTAGGCTTGCCACTGCCAGAGATGATCGATCCAATGGTGAACCCTGAATGGTTTTCACTAGTACAATTCATTTTAACGTTGCCTGTGATGGTTTTTGGTGGAAAGTTTTTCTCGGTTGGTTTTAAGACGTTATTTCGAGGACATCCCAACATGGACTCATTGGTTGCGTTAGGGACGGGTGCTGCCTTCGTCTACAGTTCGGGAGCTACAATCGCTATTTGGTTTAGGCATTCTAGTTATGCAGGAAATCTGTATTATGAGTCCGCAGCGGTCATTCTTACCCTCATCACATTGGGGAAATACCTTGAAGTTCGTTCCATGGGTAAAACATCCGAAGCCATTGAAAAACTAATGGGGCTAGCCCCAAAGAAAGCAACCGTTGTAAGAAATGGAATAGAAGTAGAGGTTTCTGTTAATGAAGTCGTTGAAGGAGACATCGTCATTGTTAAACCTGGTGAAAAAATACCAGTGGACGGCGTTGTCATCGCAGGAGTTACCTCGATTGACGAATCCATGTTAACAGGTGAGAGTATTCCAGTTGAAAAAAATACAGGCGACAATGTCATCGGTGCAAGTATGAATAAGAATGGGACAATCAGCTATCAAGCAACCAAAGTAGGAAAAGATACAGCTTTGTCACAAATCATTAAACTGGTAGAGGATGCCCAAGGATCTAGAGCACCAATTGCGAAAATGGCTGACATTATTTCAGGATATTTTGTTCCAATCGTTATTGTCATTGCTATTCTGTCTGGGATAGCGTGGTATTTCGCCGGACAGACAGGTCTCTTTGCCCTAACCATTGCCATTTCCGTCCTAGTGATTGCCTGTCCATGTGCTCTTGGTTTAGCGACGCCAACGGCGATTATGGTTGGTACGGGTAAGGGAGCAGAAAACGGCGTCTTAATTAAGAGCGGTGGCGCACTTGAAACAACCCATAAAGTGCAAACGATTGTATTTGATAAAACAGGTACGATTACAGAGGGTAAACCTAAAGTGACCGACGTTATCTCTGTAAATGGAATCACTGAGGAAGAACTATTACAATTAACAGCCTCTGCTGAAAAAGGTTCTGAGCACCCACTCGGTGAAGCCATTGTTAGAGGTGCAGAAGATCAAGGACTCGCATTGATGAAGCTAGACAGCTTCGATGCGATCCCAGGACATGGCATTGAAGTAACGATCAACGGAAAAACATTGCTCGCAGGCAACAAAAAATTAATGGATAATCGCAACATTTCCTTAAGTACATTAGCCAGCACATCGGATAGGTTAGCTCGTCAAGGGAAAACGCCTATGTACATTGCGATCAATCAGCAAATCGCTGGCATCATTGCAGTTGCTGATACCGTCAAGGAAAATAGCGTAAAAGCGATTGAAAAACTTCATCGCATGGGAATCGAAGTGGCGATGATTACAGGGGACAATAGAGGTACCGCCGAGGCGATTGCGAAGCAAGTCGGGATCGATCGCGTGTTAAGTGAAGTATTGCCAGAAGATAAAGCAAACGAAGTGACAAAACTTCAAGCAGAAGGTAAGAAAGTGGCCATGGTTGGCGATGGAATCAATGATGCACCCGCCCTCGCCCAAGCGGATATTGGCATAGCGATTGGTTCAGGTACAGATGTTGCGATAGAATCTGCAGACATTGTGTTAATGAGAAGTGATTTAATGGACGTTCCAACAGCTGTGGAATTAAGTAAGTCTACGATCAGAAATATTAAACAAAACTTATTTTGGGCATTTGCTTATAACGTTCTAGGCATACCGTTTGCGATGGGCGTTGTCTATCTCTTAGGGGGTCCATTATTAAATCCGATGCTTGCTGGAGCTGCCATGAGTCTAAGTTCTGTTTCAGTATTAGTCAATGCCTTACGTTTGAAACGATTTAAACCATCACCGATTCAATAA
- the copZ gene encoding copper chaperone CopZ — protein MEKTTLKMTGMSCAHCVNKIETALQDLQGVVKAKVNLKKEIATVKYDATIHTLNHLTEAIKAVGYEAKPIQQGVK, from the coding sequence ATGGAAAAAACAACCTTAAAAATGACAGGGATGAGCTGCGCTCATTGTGTAAATAAAATTGAGACAGCACTGCAAGACCTTCAAGGTGTAGTGAAGGCAAAAGTAAACTTAAAAAAAGAGATCGCCACGGTTAAATATGACGCCACCATTCACACATTAAATCACTTAACAGAAGCGATAAAGGCAGTTGGATATGAAGCTAAACCAATTCAACAGGGGGTGAAATGA
- a CDS encoding CopY/TcrY family copper transport repressor has protein sequence MNTDIDSKITDAEWEIMRVVWAQDKATSKDIRDVLQQKRDWKAATTKTFIGRLVKKGMLHTETEGNKYIYSANINEHEFVKSTLDETFANICNQDVGQIIVDFISKSTLSFQDIESLEKVLEMKKKDAVDVVPCSCVPGQCKCHNCSTRH, from the coding sequence ATGAACACGGATATAGATTCTAAAATTACAGATGCTGAATGGGAAATTATGCGTGTCGTATGGGCACAAGATAAAGCAACTAGTAAAGACATTAGAGACGTTTTACAGCAAAAAAGGGATTGGAAAGCTGCGACGACCAAAACGTTTATTGGGCGACTTGTCAAAAAAGGAATGCTTCATACAGAAACAGAGGGCAATAAGTACATTTATTCCGCCAATATCAATGAACATGAATTTGTCAAAAGTACTTTAGATGAAACTTTCGCTAATATCTGTAATCAAGACGTTGGTCAGATCATCGTGGACTTCATTTCAAAATCAACGTTAAGCTTTCAGGATATAGAAAGCCTAGAAAAAGTTCTCGAAATGAAGAAAAAGGATGCCGTTGACGTCGTCCCGTGCAGTTGTGTTCCTGGTCAGTGTAAGTGTCACAATTGTTCAACAAGACACTAA